One Pichia kudriavzevii chromosome 3, complete sequence genomic window carries:
- a CDS encoding uncharacterized protein (PKUD0C06970; similar to Saccharomyces cerevisiae YMR170C (ALD2); ancestral locus Anc_2.338): MALPLATTISLSSGKTLEQPIGLFIDNEFVNPISVSNARTLTTFNPSTGEPITDVHCASAADVDVAVNAANKAMETWKDIDPSVRVELLLKLASLVDEHSQAIAEIEALDSGKPLYSNALADVQSVAEYLRYCAGWADKLHGTQIPINSKVMAITKRVPLVVGCIIPWNYPISMASWKFCPALAAGCTIVMKSSEITPLSLLYFANLVKLAGFPKGVFNVVSGFGDDVGSALSNHPKLGKIAFTGSTLTGQKVMADAARSNLKSVSLECGGKSPLIVFEDAELDECVKWASFGVMYNTGQNCTANSRIIVHDKVYDQFIEKFLSQLKEDWKMGDVMNEKTTLGPLVSQQQYERVQSYIDIGVKEGATLIQPLKESTPSNGFYISPTVFTNVKEDMRIVKEEIFGPVVTISKFSTEEEAISKANDTIYGLAAMLFTTNFERANRVADKLEAGSVYINSSNNESTKVPFGGMKMSGIGRELGQEAFNLYTVTKSIYYSYGAKL, from the coding sequence ATGGCTCTTCCACTTGCAACTACAATTTCCTTATCAAGCGGCAAAACATTAGAACAGCCAATTGgtttatttattgataatgaatTTGTCAATCCAATTTCTGTTTCTAATGCAAGAACACTAACAACCTTCAACCCAAGCACAGGTGAGCCAATAACCGATGTTCATTGTGCCTCAGCTGcagatgttgatgttgcgGTAAATGCTGCAAACAAGGCAATGGAAACATGGAAAGACATTGATCCTAGTGTTCGTGTCGAACTTTTACTAAAATTGGCCAGCTTAGTTGACGAGCATTCCCAAGCAATTGCTGAAATTGAAGCACTAGACTCGGGTAAACCATTGTACTCGAACGCACTGGCGGATGTTCAATCGGTTGCTGAGTACTTAAGGTACTGTGCCGGTTGGGCGGATAAATTACACGGTACGCAAATTCCAATAAACTCTAAGGTAATGGCTATTACAAAACGTGTACCCTTAGTTGTCGGCTGCATCATTCCATGGAACTACCCAATTTCAATGGCCTCCTGGAAGTTCTGTCCAGCATTGGCTGCCGGATGTACTATTGTAATGAAGTCAAGTGAGATAACCCCGTTATCGTTACTTTATTTTGCGAATTTGGTCAAATTAGCAGGTTTCCCTAAGGGTGTTTTTAATGTCGTCTCTGgatttggtgatgatgTTGGCTCAGCGCTTTCAAATCACCCAAAGTTGGGTAAGATTGCATTTACAGGCTCGACCTTGACCGGGCAAAAGGTGATGGCGGATGCTGCCAgatcaaatttgaaaagcgTATCTTTGGAATGTGGTGGTAAATCTCCACTTATTGTCTTCGAAGATGCAGAATTGGATGAATGCGTTAAATGGGCAAGTTTTGGTGTCATGTATAACACCGGACAAAATTGTACTGCCAATTCTCGTATTATTGTGCATGATAAGGTTTATGATCAATTTATCGAAAAGTTCCTGTCTCAACTCAAGGAAGATTGGAAAATGGGAGATGTCATGAATGAAAAGACTACATTGGGACCACTTGTCAGCCAACAACAATATGAGCGTGTTCAGTCGTATATTGATATAGGTGTCAAAGAAGGGGCTACACTGATTCAACCGCTTAAGGAGAGCACTCCATCAAATGGATTCTACATCTCTCCTACTGTTTTTACTAACGTTAAGGAAGATATGAGAATTGTTAAGGAGGAAATATTTGGTCCTGTCGTAACTATCTCCAAATTCTCAACTGAGGAAGAGGCAATTTCAAAGGCGAATGATACAATTTATGGCTTAGCTGCAATGTTATTTACTACTAATTTTGAACGTGCCAACAGAGTTGCTGATAAGCTGGAAGCTGGCAGTGTGTACATTAATAGCTCTAACAACGAGAGTACCAAAGTTCCATTTGGAGGAATGAAGATGAGTGGTATTGGAAGAGAGTTGGGGCAAGAAGCATTTAATTTGTACACTGTTACAAAGAGTATTTATTATAGTTATGGTGCTAAGCTTTAA
- a CDS encoding uncharacterized protein (PKUD0C06990; similar to Saccharomyces cerevisiae YPR097W; ancestral locus Anc_3.408) gives MVHPYKAISTGDALAAIRDRVERGPIKLTPIEEHYFKKSLLKNEILSEMNSMSPDYNDTSGLRRFGPPFVPADPRYLLQTSDHSMLDQIYTMSEASIEVFRNQFPILRFIFENFIITFPFIKIHLQKLGDSVMDQSKFWLKIQILFELFKSKRISNSNDRGTTSKRKLLLYKIQALFLGFFNSSIYAIQDPQYFEMDKERRGALKKLNKFVDTAEAETMKKGDLGKEDLNKSDVFLDMSVSSEALLNHLSDVEDDDYVNGWHVNVIGVSVENETKNTFWGTTDAKYYCFIVYVKPEGGKGWFIKRRYSEFAKLHDHLKKENPACHVPDLPSKDKQSVEMNLSESLDDKKIDANRLVDFGENAIIDDEFNDIDEESVEALFVHESLPSPTASVMSNGSGSNSGSTKTPKVGFGGFSKPSFLKSPKGSPRMEKSIFNAFKKHDNSTSKSKPMSLAPNLSSHQRTDSVNSNNSQLSDGSIVSSTDDATFHSVNTSSSKVSKKGNIVFPREILRQSLRGFLKFVIHNKKLAKSKELYEFLNENHIQLTDSDLTDAQNRLHLDHLRTVQHVKFQSALIGIVKVLEKDVESFKEEIYNGGFSYVFDNIQKYGTLHELCGYSHTDLERVTWLSAIGDDITTDPAAAPLRGLVRILMLEIASTQYELLIGSDSAASTLKTIRRLHSMFPYRLVAGVLRFTNPLMMVKRMIDVFTYQMPSVSNGMNGIGDGLNGMMSGLGLGWKKDERKETKKAVNKSLFQMIFSSMLGDDIKKLENEKSEVKSMLKESHDGETIMQRIDKYFQSNDETVLHIKKMSLKMGIDISVAIMMPNNGLQGCADLGTTDLYQIIREYGKEKRHSQLEDEEEDEDEEGGNGKLAASASLYKLLLRYFHIQLRLFDKESMIELINEPELMSVVKEMISLLLSPLIDLFKKAEVYKYVPIFAKYMGELLNLCERYSADYGEFERSDVVSSLVGLEEKYSEYCYKFVRDLYLNDIERGYGKSKREDRLFEGLVEWLNKVVAFLRYVKKDKPELMIDLSKMINGLDLDVAEKVKLLAAIEECVKSAERKRVLMEKMELQGKLEGEDAVTGKGEAEKDWTRMIRDKKVDEQWDAIHGRILQMGEKVTEGEGDSGFGIFKSIEVDEYDDADAEENSATTLEACHYNEKAFLSHYNANLSSIFNRNAPPSQLYDEHMFAPAVCGAFMEEISPIFSSFSC, from the coding sequence ATGGTGCATCCTTACAAGGCCATATCTACTGGTGATGCTTTAGCTGCAATTCGGGACCGAGTTGAAAGAGGTCCCATTAAGCTGACCCCAATTGAAGAGCATTACTTTAAGAAATCATTActtaaaaatgaaattctcTCAGAAATGAATTCAATGTCTCCAGATTACAATGATACTTCAGGCTTACGTAGATTCGGTCCGCCTTTTGTTCCAGCCGATCCTCGGTATTTGTTGCAAACATCTGATCATTCAATGCTAGATCAAATTTACACGATGTCTGAAGCAAGTATTGAAGTGTTTAGGAACCAATTCCCAATCCTTCGATTCATCTTCGAAAACTTCATTATTACTTTCCCTTTCATTAAAATCCATTTACAAAAATTAGGAGATAGTGTGATGGATCAGTCCAAATTCTGGTTGAAGATCCAGATATTATTTGAATTATTCAAGAGTAAAAGAATTAGTAATAGTAATGATAGAGGTACTACAAGCAAACGGAAGCTTCTATTGTACAAAATACAGGCATTGTTTCTTggctttttcaattcttcaatttatgCCATCCAAGACCcacaatattttgaaatggatAAGGAACGAAGAGGTGCATTGAAGAAACTAAATAAATTCGTTGATACCGCCGAAGCAGAGACTATGAAAAAAGGCGACTTGGGGAAGGAAGACCTCAACAAATCCGATGTTTTCTTAGATATGAGTGTTTCATCAGAGGCATTATTGAACCATTTATCCGATGTTGAGGATGATGATTATGTGAATGGCTGGCATGTTAATGTTATTGGAGTTTCTGTGGAAAACGAGACGAAGAATACATTCTGGGGTACAACTGATGCAAAGTATTACTGCTTTATTGTTTATGTGAAGCCCGAAGGTGGAAAGGGCTGGTTCataaaaagaagatactCGGAATTTGCCAAGTTACATGACcacttgaagaaagaaaatccTGCATGTCATGTACCCGACTTACCTTCTAAAGATAAGCAATCAGTGGAAATGAATTTGAGTGAAAGTTTAGATGATAAGAAGATTGACGCTAATAGATTAGTGGATTTCGGTGAGAATGccattattgatgatgaattcaatgatattgatgaagaaagtgTCGAAGCATTATTTGTCCATGAAAGTCTACCATCTCCAACAGCAAGTGTCATGTCAAATGGTTCTGGTTCTAACTCAGGCTCCACAAAAACACCAAAGGTTGGATTTGGAGGGTTTTCTAAACCTAGTTTCCTGAAGTCTCCTAAAGGTTCACCTCGTATGGAGAAGTCTATTTTTAACGCTTTCAAAAAACACGATAATTCCACTTCGAAGAGTAAACCAATGTCTCTAGCGCCTAATTTATCATCACATCAACGTACCGATTCCGTGAATAGCAACAATTCGCAGCTTTCTGATGGATCAATTGTATCATCAACAGATGATGCAACCTTTCATTCTGTAAATACAAGCTCTTCTAAAGTGAGCAAAAAGGGAAATATAGTGTTCCCACGTGAAATTTTAAGACAGTCGTTGCGTGGATTCTTGAAATTTGTTATACataataaaaaattggCAAAAAGCAAAGAATTATATGAGTTCCTTAATGAAAATCATATTCAGCTCACAGATAGTGATTTGACGGATGCGCAGAATCGCTTACATCTAGATCATTTACGTACAGTTCAGCAtgtaaaatttcaaagtgCATTGATTGGCATCGTTAAAGTACTAGAGAAGGACGTTGAGAgttttaaagaagaaatctATAACGGCGGTTTTAGTTATGTTTTCGATAATATCCAGAAATATGGAACATTACATGAACTTTGTGGATACAGTCATACCGATTTGGAAAGAGTTACTTGGTTAAGTGCTATTGGTGACGATATAACAACGGATCCTGCGGCAGCACCCCTAAGAGGATTGGTACGTATACTAATGCTAGAAATAGCAAGTACACAATATGAATTACTAATAGGGAGTGACTCAGCAGCAAGtacattgaaaactatAAGAAGACTACACTCTATGTTTCCTTACAGATTAGTTGCCGGAGTTTTAAGATTCACCAATCCATTGATGATGGTCAAAAGAATGATTGATGTGTTTACATATCAAATGCCAAGTGTATCTAATGGGATGAATGGTATTGGTGATGGATTAAACGGTATGATGTCCGGCTTAGGTTTAGGATGGAAGAAAGATGAAAGGAAGGAGACTAAGAAGGCAGTTAACAAGTCGCTCTTCCAGATGATTTTCTCTAGTATGTTAGGAGATGATATCAAGAAGTTAGAGAATGAGAAGTCTGAGGTTAAAAGTATGTTAAAGGAAAGCCATGATGGCGAGACTATCATGCAACGGATAGATAAGTACTTTCAAAGCAATGACGAAACTGTCTTACatatcaagaaaatgagTTTGAAGATGGGCATTGACATAAGTGTTGCAATAATGATGCCAAACAATGGATTACAAGGATGTGCAGATCTTGGAACCACGGATCTCTATCAAATTATAAGAGAGTATGGTAAGGAAAAAAGGCACAGTCAActagaagatgaagaggaagacgaggatgaagaaggaggaaatgGGAAACTTGCGGCTTCGGCTTCATTGTATAAACTGTTACTAAGATACTTTCATATTCAGTTGAGATTGTTTGACAAGGAGAGTATGATTGAATTAATCAACGAACCCGAGCTGATGAGTGTTGTTAAGGAGATGATATCACTTTTACTTTCACCCTTGATTGATCTGTTCAAGAAGGCCGAAGTTTACAAGTATGTCCCAATTTTTGCCAAGTATATGGGGGAACTTCTAAACTTATGCGAGCGGTACAGTGCGGACTACGGTGAGTTTGAGCGCAGTGATGTAGTTAGTTCCTTAGTTGGATTGGAGGAGAAATACAGTGAATATTGCTATAAGTTTGTGCGTGACTTGTACCTGAACGATATTGAACGGGGATACGGCAAAAGCAAGAGAGAAGACAGGTTATTTGAAGGTCTAGTTGAATGGCTAAACAAAGTTGTTGCGTTTCTACGTTATGTGAAGAAGGACAAACCCGAACTAATGATTGATCTGAGCAAGATGATCAATGGATTGGACCTCGATGTAGCCGAGAAGGTCAAACTACTTGCGGCAATCGAGGAGTGTGTCAAGAGTGCCGAGAGAAAGCGGGTGCTTATGGAGAAGATGGAGCTACAGGGTAAGCTAGAAGGGGAAGATGCCGTTACTGGCAAAGGGGAAGCAGAAAAAGATTGGACTAGGATGATCAGGGACAAAAAGGTGGACGAACAATGGGACGCCATCCACGGGCGTATACTACAGATGGGGGAGAAAGTCACTGAGGGGGAAGGCGATTCTGGGTTTGGCATTTTCAAGAGCAtagaagttgatgaataCGATGATGCAGACGCTGAAGAAAACAGTGCTACCACTTTGGAAGCGTGCCACTACAACGAGAAAGCCTTTCTTTCCCACTACAATGCAAATCTGTCCTCCATTTTCAACCGCAATGCGCCACCGTCGCAGCTCTATGACGAACACATGTTCGCGCCCGCCGTTTGTGGCGCATTTATGGAAGAAATATCTCCAAtattttcctccttttcaTGCTGA
- a CDS encoding uncharacterized protein (PKUD0C06960; similar to Saccharomyces cerevisiae YMR244C-A; ancestral locus Anc_8.795), with protein MLFSKKEETSEPPSRSKREQCWASRDAYFACLDKHNIENPLDPEKAKIASKNCAAEDKQFSKDCVASWVKYFKEKRPFDIKKERMLKEAAENGQEIVQMEGYRK; from the coding sequence ATGTTGTTTTctaaaaaggaagaaacGAGTGAACCGCCATCTCGTTCGAAACGTGAGCAATGCTGGGCATCAAGAGATGCATACTTTGCTTGCCTTGACAAGCACAATATCGAGAATCCACTAGACCCAGAAAAGGCGAAGATTGCATCAAAAAATTGTGCTGCTGAAGACAAGCAGTTTTCTAAAGATTGTGTTGCAAGTTGGGTGAAGTActtcaaagagaaaaggcCATTCGACAttaaaaaggaaaggaTGTTGAAAGAAGCTGCAGAAAATGGGCAAGAAATCGTTCAAATGGAAGGATATAGAAAGTAG
- a CDS encoding uncharacterized protein (PKUD0C06980; similar to Saccharomyces cerevisiae YNR055C (HOL1)) yields the protein MMDSPQSESYPEHHMRFSHDSNEHEEEYLVSRDELMNLTSKYIDNDKYLNKYHPEYIPGTYNIFLDKSDSANVSGLKTTKSGIILHPQPTDSPNDPLNWSGWTKGYQLLILIFITAFTAATSNDAGSTQDSLNEEYGISYDAMNTGAGVLFASIGLGCLFLGPTSSLYGRKLTYLLCILFGLVGAAWFGASKRTSDTIWSQLFVGVSESCAEACVQLSISDMFFTHQLSWALTLYILATSLGTYLGPLIAGFITEYTNFRWVGWVAVIISGGLLLILAFTQYETYFDRSRYTPTNLSEIHQYTHHNNDLDTKVLKGKEESSSIEKNQLESNELVQTKTDELKEQIENDIENESFYILNNGAEEKEHSYWRKIQFITLATNLQGWGIKQYLSRLFSMLRVFWFPPVVLSGILWGLQDAFLTFYLTTEDDQYYDPPYNKSDTGVALMNIPCLIGSAVGCCYAGIISEKFVAWMAHRRNGIQEAEDYLYFLVGVFIVCPIGLMIFAAGTDQEWGWGYTYVFGLGFLGFSFGCSGDIAMSYLMAAYPEMVIEGMIGVSMINNMIGCIFTFTCSPWLNAMGNTNTYAILTAFQVIACLSAVPFLIWGKKMRLWTRKYYLDFVEKRDGVEKSS from the coding sequence ATGATGGACTCTCCTCAGTCGGAAAGTTACCCTGAACATCACATGCGTTTCTCTCACGACTCAAATGAACATGAGGAAGAATACCTCGTCTCCAGAGATGAGCTAATGAACCTAACTTCCAAATacattgataatgataaatATCTAAACAAGTACCATCCTGAGTATATTCCTGGTACTTACAATATCTTTTTAGACAAGAGTGATTCTGCAAACGTGAGCGGATTGAAGACTACAAAGTCGGGAATCATTCTACATCCTCAGCCCACGGATTCCCCTAATGACCCGCTCAATTGGAGTGGTTGGACTAAAGGTTATCAGCTACTAAttcttattttcattaCTGCCTTTACTGCTGcaacttcaaatgatgCAGGTTCGACCCAAGACTCCTTGAATGAGGAATATGGCATATCTTACGATGCAATGAATACTGGTGCCGGTGTACTTTTCGCCTCGATCGGGCTAGGatgtttgtttcttggtCCAACGTCCTCCCTATACGGTAGAAAACTGACTTACTTGCTATGTATTCTTTTCGGTTTAGTCGGTGCTGCCTGGTTTGGTGCTTCAAAGAGAACCTCAGATACAATCTGGTCACAGTTGTTTGTCGGTGTATCGGAAAGTTGTGCTGAAGCTTGTGTGCAGTTGTCAATTTCTGATATGTTTTTTACCCATCAATTGAGTTGGGCATTAACTCTATATATTTTGGCTACTTCTCTCGGTACCTATTTAGGCCCATTAATAGCTGGTTTTATTACGGAATATACCAACTTTAGATGGGTAGGATGGGTTGCAGTTATTATCTCTGGGGGGTTGTTACTCATTCTTGCATTCACTCAATACGAGACTTACTTTGATAGATCCAGATACACGCCAACAAACCTATCAgagattcatcaatataCCCATCATAATAACGATCTAGATACTAAGGTTTTAAAAGGTAAAGAGGAGTCCAGCAGTATTGAGAAGAATCAACTAGAATCAAATGAATTAGTCCAAACTAAAACCGACGAATTAAAGGAAcagattgaaaatgatatagAAAATGAAAGCTTTTACATTTTAAATAACGGTGCCGAAGAGAAGGAACATTCATATTGgagaaaaattcaatttataACTTTGGCAACTAACTTACAAGGATGGGGTATTAAACAGTATCTTTCACGTTTATTCTCAATGTTGCGTGTCTTTTGGTTTCCTCCAGTTGTTTTGTCTGGAATACTTTGGGGTCTACAAGATGCTTTCCTAACTTTCTACCTAACAACTGAAGACGATCAGTATTATGATCCTCCTTATAATAAGTCTGATACCGGCGTGGCCTTGATGAATATACCCTGTCTAATTGGCTCTGCCGTGGGATGTTGCTATGCTGGTATTATATCGGAGAAATTTGTGGCATGGATGGCGCATCGAAGGAACGGTATTCAGGAGGCAGAGGATTACCTCTACTTCTTAGTAGGtgttttcattgtttgtCCTATTGGTTTGATGATATTCGCAGCAGGTACTGACCAAGAATGGGGGTGGGGATACACCTATGTCTTTGGTTTGGGGTTCCTTGGTTTCTCATTTGGTTGTTCTGGTGATATTGCAATGTCCTACTTGATGGCTGCATACCCTGAAATGGTCATTGAAGGTATGATAGGTGTTTCCATGATAAACAACATGATTGGGTGTATCTTTACATTCACTTGCTCCCCATGGTTAAATGCAATGGGTAACACAAACACATATGCAATTTTGACTGCCTTCCAAGTCATTGCATGTTTATCTGCTGTTCCATTTCTCATTTGGGGTAAAAAGATGCGTTTATGGACCAGAAAATACTACCTTGATTTTGTGGAAAAGAGAGATGGAGTCGAAAAATCAAGCTGA